The following are encoded in a window of Bdellovibrio svalbardensis genomic DNA:
- a CDS encoding sensor histidine kinase, whose product MKNLTYLKLFLVSVSAALVLSLISILCLIKFSDISFRPHRLSLLQFVARSIETNPKGLVLPDIPFGPPREGPRPPHRHDDFPPPPPPGGPGGMMGRPPGPPPGGPEFPEFWIISASDQVVAGDEKRLPKAVMGLAKPTDVHGLTSTDRFWNFFDRTSVMRLDHEPAAYLVIFERRNPFRGPLFFTQGIFTFATVVVALFLALTITFSYLRQKSEEARSVLLRLERGDLKARFEIKPFDEFGGLLLDFNRMAHEIERLVNRVRETESARSHLLSELGHDLRTPLTSLTTSFETLKFHFKKMTDSDRDEVFTMITAEVEYFKELLEKLMTIAELDEPHYKKSTDLIDLSSLVQQELRFRQSSSAASGKDFSFTAEGLNGQQAMVLGDSYLLLRLLKNAVDNASRYAKSKVMVAIVDRDEHIEVSVADDGPGMDQAGLANFGKRQERRKRREEGTGLNFSLGLGSVIMKTIAELHGGSLEVGNIENEQGIQGAILKVRFPKSKNA is encoded by the coding sequence ATGAAAAATCTGACTTACTTAAAGCTATTTTTGGTGAGTGTCAGTGCGGCTCTGGTTTTGAGTTTGATCTCAATTCTGTGTTTGATTAAGTTCTCGGATATTTCTTTTCGACCGCATCGTTTGAGCTTGTTGCAGTTTGTAGCACGATCAATTGAAACAAATCCCAAAGGTTTGGTTCTTCCTGATATTCCGTTCGGACCTCCAAGAGAAGGACCTCGGCCGCCACACCGGCATGATGACTTTCCACCACCGCCTCCACCAGGTGGTCCCGGTGGTATGATGGGGCGTCCTCCAGGGCCTCCCCCAGGCGGTCCGGAGTTCCCAGAGTTCTGGATTATCTCAGCATCGGATCAGGTTGTGGCGGGCGATGAAAAGCGCTTGCCAAAAGCTGTGATGGGATTGGCAAAGCCCACCGATGTGCATGGTCTCACTTCGACGGACCGGTTTTGGAATTTCTTCGATCGAACATCAGTCATGCGTTTGGATCATGAGCCTGCGGCATACTTGGTCATTTTCGAAAGGCGCAATCCTTTCCGTGGACCTTTGTTTTTCACGCAGGGAATCTTTACTTTCGCCACGGTGGTGGTCGCATTGTTCCTCGCTTTGACGATCACATTCTCTTATTTGCGTCAGAAATCCGAAGAGGCTCGCTCTGTACTTCTGCGTCTGGAGCGCGGTGATTTAAAAGCACGCTTTGAAATCAAGCCTTTTGACGAATTCGGGGGGCTGTTGCTGGATTTCAATCGCATGGCTCATGAGATCGAACGCTTGGTCAATCGGGTTCGGGAAACAGAAAGTGCGCGAAGCCATTTGCTGAGTGAACTGGGACATGACTTGCGCACGCCTCTGACAAGTTTGACGACGTCATTTGAAACTCTCAAATTCCATTTTAAGAAAATGACGGACTCTGATCGCGATGAAGTTTTTACGATGATCACCGCCGAGGTGGAGTACTTTAAAGAGCTGCTTGAGAAACTCATGACGATCGCGGAATTGGACGAACCTCATTACAAGAAATCGACGGATCTCATTGACCTGTCGAGTCTGGTGCAGCAAGAGCTGCGTTTCAGACAAAGTTCCAGCGCGGCCTCGGGAAAAGATTTTAGTTTTACGGCAGAAGGTCTCAACGGTCAGCAGGCGATGGTTCTGGGTGATTCATATTTGCTTCTTCGACTTCTCAAGAACGCGGTCGACAATGCCTCTCGCTATGCAAAAAGCAAAGTGATGGTTGCCATTGTTGATCGGGATGAGCATATCGAGGTTTCAGTTGCCGATGATGGCCCCGGAATGGATCAAGCGGGCTTGGCAAATTTCGGAAAACGTCAGGAGCGTCGCAAACGCCGTGAAGAGGGGACGGGCCTGAACTTTTCGTTAGGTTTAGGTTCGGTCA